In Gigantopelta aegis isolate Gae_Host chromosome 6, Gae_host_genome, whole genome shotgun sequence, the following are encoded in one genomic region:
- the LOC121374422 gene encoding uncharacterized protein LOC121374422 — MADPSSCSNCGHSFSAKRGSKDYGRRSFGCKVPSSSMDMTIKDVIEDEFNVHLTPEDPETRYLCRACLWDVQPLAKARDIGLKAQEKIKQSGIPASYLSKKLRSPVPTPRQHKKQKICTPQKHDNDEFMACSLPASPLQSSPPCIDSSDPSGIGGSDTPVNNHYKGAVAYSLCFDNGNQKVTTRHQTRDRNNTMYNMVQGYAALDRVPTLHLSDDKPLPQDILNIPLSSYLPTDMDEVDLRAEMTTMVIRVLCENLHIFQHLRKEITGHIKHNYSKESSQKSILIPVGVLDKDESKVADTIDILEHYHQYVPVKPSGDPLTIPLHADGLSCERGNDAQSARINGSTVWNQLQGLMMNIQEWHKRCLLLQDAYDVLYKGSSARDKGTLFNLKNYFNQHNVSGNVKDSFNFSEEFLNFCCDGYIVLAAMFFMDIPDINSVSSQYPTALQDQIRYVNSIATEIIDLIFISSQSTVQAILGNTASDLHQPYPYCVCKRDMPEEVMVYCENRHCNRGIWFHTFCMGMDEQDIPDGKWYCSNVCADEAQEKRHYEHKKTATSNLQDNTKHYTILVMWYGLNQKVRRDAIRENDGPRMLLHWKFDLLQFQERHHPKYFIVCHRLLTAVKCGVYPRLQATLTWNRTVNPRGGPGNSIAMDLQMEFFNKEYKESVKEAAGHITPATIGRHSQMVGVGKILREVYEKQIAGMCRSTIHKKELFSKQDEISE, encoded by the exons ATGGCAGATCCTTCATCTTGTAGCAATTGTGGCCATTCATTCTCTGCCAAAAGAGGATCAAAAGATTATGGGAGAAGAAGTTTTGGTTGCAAGGTGCCTTCAAGCAGCATGGACATGACAATTAAAGATGTAATTGAGGATGAGTTCAATGTGCACCTCACCCCTGAAGATCCGGAGACCAGATATCTTTGCCGTGCATGCTTGTGGGATGTTCAGCCATTGGCAAAGGCAAGAGACATTGGATTGAAAGCACAGGAAAAAATCAAACAGTCTGGCATTCCAGCTTCTTATTTAAGTAAGAAACTCCGATCCCCTGTACCAACACCAAGGCAGCATAAAAAGCAGAAGATATGTACTCCTcaaaag CATGACAATGATGAATTTATGGCTTGTTCATTACCAGCATCACCATTGCAGAGTTCTCCCCCTTGCATTGATTCGTCAGATCCTAGTGGCATTGGAGGCAGTGACACACCGGTGAACAATCATTACAAAG GTGCAGTTGCCTATTCATTGTGCTTCGATAATGGCAATCAAAAAGTTACAACAAGACATCAGACAAGAGACAGGAACAACACGATGTACAACATGGTACAAGGTTATGCAGCTTTGGACAGAGTGCCGACGCTGCATCTGTCGGATGACAAGCCATTGCCACAAGACATTCTCAACATCCCACTAAGTTCATATTTGCCAACCGATATGGATGAAGTTGATTTGAGAGCAGAAATGACAACAATGGTCATACGAGTCCTTTGTGAGAACTTGCATATATTTCAGCATTTAAGGAAAGAAATAACCGGTCACATCAAGCACAACTATTCAAAAGAGAGTTCTCAGAAAAGCATTCTG ATACCAGTTGGGGTCCTGGACAAGGATGAAAGCAAAGTTGCTGACACCATTGATATCCTGGAGCATTATCACCAGTATGTGCCGGTTAAACCATCTGGAGATCCACTCACAATTCCTCTGCATGCTGATGGGCTTAGTTGTGAAAGGGGGAATGATGCACAGAGTGCCAGAATCAATGGTAGTACAGTCTGGAATCAGTTGCAGGGCTTAATGATGAATATTCAAGAGTGGCATAAAAGATGTCTACTTTTGCAG GATGCTTATGATGTTCTTTACAAAGGGTCCAGTGCCCGGGACAAGGGAACGCTGTTCAATTTAAAGAATTATTTCAACCAACACAATGTATCGGGCAATGTGAAGGATTCCTTCAACTTCTCGGAGGAATTTTTGAATTTCTGCTGTGATGGTTATATTGTTTTGGCTGCAATGTTTTTTATGGACATACCAGATATCAACTCAGTTTCATCTCAGTACCCAACAGCATTGCAAGATCAGATTCGCTACGTGAATAGTATTGCAAcagaaatcattgatttaatCTTCATCTCGTCACAGAGTACAGTTCAAGCAATATTAGGAAACACAGCAAGTGACCTCCATCAACCGTATCCATACTGTGTATGTAAACGGGACATGCCAGAAGAAGTCATGGTTTACTGTGAAAACAGACATTGTAATAGAGGCATCTGGTTCCATACATTCTGCATGGGTATGGATGAACAAGACATTCCAGATGGAAAGTGGTACTGCAGTAACGTTTGTGCCGACGAAGCACAGGAAAAACGACATTATGAACATAAAAAGACAGCAACCAGCAACTTACAggacaacacaaaacattacaCAATACTGGTTATGTGGTATGGACTCAACCAGAAAGTGAGACGTGATGCAATAAGAGAGAATGATGGGCCACGGATGCTTCTTCACTGGAAGTTTGACCTCCTTCAATTTCAAGAAAGACATCACCCTAAGTACTTTATTGTTTGCCACAGGTTGCTGACAGCGGTGAAATGTGGTGTGTACCCAAGACTGCAGGCTACACTGACATGGAACAGAACGGTCAACCCTCGAGGGGGTCCTGGCAACAGCATTGCCATGGACCTGCAGATGGAATTCTTCAACAAAGAATACAAAG AGAGTGTCAAGGAGGCAGCAGGACATATTACACCTGCAACCATTGGTAGACACAGCCAGATGGTAGGTGTTGGCAAGATACTACGAGAGGTATATGAAAAACAGATAGCCGGAATGTGCAGAAGTACAATACACAAAAAGGAGTTATTTAGCAAGCAGGATGAAATTTCTGAATGA